The sequence below is a genomic window from Marispirochaeta aestuarii.
GTATGGCACACATAGCTTTCAAGGAATTGTCTCATCAGGTGCTGGGAGCAGTCTTTTCGGTTCATAACATTTGTGGTCCCGGGCTCCTGGAATCCGCCTATCATGGGGCCCTGGTCATCGAACTTAAAAAGAGAGGTATTCCCTTCTGTACGGAAAAAATCTATCCCCTCTACTATAAAGGCGAACTGGCAGGTGCCTACATCGCTGATCTTGTTGTTGCAAACAGCATCATCTTGGAACTCAAGTCAGTACGGCAGCTCACATCCGCCATGGAGGCGCAGCTTATAAATTAC
It includes:
- a CDS encoding GxxExxY protein; translated protein: MAHIAFKELSHQVLGAVFSVHNICGPGLLESAYHGALVIELKKRGIPFCTEKIYPLYYKGELAGAYIADLVVANSIILELKSVRQLTSAMEAQLINYLRLSKVPVGYLINFRNSKVQWRRFIVTGE